One window of the Peptacetobacter hiranonis genome contains the following:
- the mutL gene encoding DNA mismatch repair endonuclease MutL, giving the protein MKNRINLLDEITINKIAAGEVVERPSSIVKELVENSIDAGADRIIIEVENGGKSLIKITDNGCGIPSSEVKKCFLRHATSKIDKIDDLFNLFTLGFRGEALASICAVSKLEMTTKFEDEAVGTKITLVGGNIEAKEAVGANTGTSIVIKDLFFNTPARKKFLKTDHAELMNITDIVNKLAIGYPNVKFRYLNAGKLMVNTPGDGKLVSAVRSIYSREVSENLIEINYDCSLFKIDGYIGNNNIYRSNRNLQHIYINGRFVKSKIIYDAIANAYKSIIPINKHAVCFINLHLDPQKVDVNIHPGKIEVKFEKENEIKLEIMEYIRAKLLKQSLIGKYETFDRVPKDRAVKQDFIEKNNFTTKQGFIEKTDFNNNTFKNQDFGNASQYSNEMNSKIDDKEIKPIDLSDEVDVNSFIKLDDFEEKKKKEVKTKSSGFKYNNDTKLENNNKISETESQMAFTAEGEILDSEKKEAGFSLKYYKVVGVVFDTYIVLQKGESMYLMDQHAAHERVLFERYMNAFHKREVHMQMLLDPIVLELSSVDMLQVEKNLDIFRNFGFEVEIFGMNNILIRGVPNLFGTPQSEKFILELIDNIDKISNNYDLKDDRFAIMACKSAIKANDRIQNIEIESLFKQLEKCENPYTCPHGRPTMVEISKVEIEKMFKRIM; this is encoded by the coding sequence ATGAAAAATAGAATAAACCTGCTAGACGAAATAACTATAAACAAAATTGCAGCTGGAGAGGTTGTTGAAAGACCATCATCTATTGTAAAAGAACTCGTTGAAAACTCAATAGATGCTGGTGCTGATAGAATAATAATCGAGGTTGAAAACGGAGGAAAGTCGCTTATCAAGATAACTGATAATGGATGTGGAATCCCTTCAAGTGAGGTTAAAAAGTGCTTTTTAAGACATGCAACTAGTAAGATAGACAAAATAGATGACTTATTTAATCTATTTACGCTTGGATTTAGAGGAGAGGCACTTGCTTCTATATGTGCAGTTTCAAAACTAGAAATGACTACAAAATTCGAGGATGAAGCTGTTGGAACAAAAATCACTCTAGTTGGCGGAAATATAGAAGCAAAAGAAGCCGTTGGTGCAAATACTGGAACATCTATTGTGATTAAAGATTTATTCTTTAATACTCCAGCGAGAAAAAAATTCCTAAAAACAGACCATGCTGAGCTTATGAATATCACAGACATTGTGAATAAGCTTGCAATAGGATATCCAAATGTAAAATTTAGATACCTTAATGCAGGAAAGCTAATGGTCAATACTCCAGGAGATGGAAAACTAGTAAGTGCTGTTAGAAGCATATATAGCAGAGAAGTTTCTGAAAACTTGATTGAAATTAACTATGATTGCAGCCTTTTCAAAATAGATGGATATATAGGAAATAACAATATATACCGTTCTAACAGAAATCTACAGCACATATATATAAATGGAAGATTTGTAAAAAGTAAGATAATTTACGATGCGATTGCAAATGCATATAAATCTATAATTCCTATAAATAAGCACGCAGTTTGTTTCATAAACTTGCACCTTGATCCACAAAAGGTAGATGTAAACATACATCCAGGTAAGATTGAGGTTAAGTTTGAAAAGGAAAATGAGATAAAATTAGAAATAATGGAATATATTAGGGCAAAACTGCTTAAACAAAGCCTAATTGGGAAGTATGAAACTTTTGACAGAGTTCCTAAGGATAGAGCAGTAAAACAAGACTTTATAGAGAAAAACAACTTTACAACAAAACAAGGTTTTATAGAAAAAACAGATTTTAATAACAACACATTTAAAAATCAGGATTTTGGAAATGCAAGTCAATACTCTAATGAAATGAATTCAAAAATTGATGATAAAGAAATTAAGCCGATAGATTTATCTGATGAGGTAGATGTAAACTCATTTATTAAGTTGGATGATTTTGAAGAGAAAAAGAAAAAAGAAGTAAAAACTAAATCTAGTGGATTTAAGTATAACAATGATACTAAATTAGAGAATAATAATAAAATATCTGAAACGGAATCACAGATGGCATTCACTGCAGAAGGTGAAATACTTGATTCAGAGAAAAAAGAAGCTGGATTTTCTCTTAAATATTATAAAGTTGTTGGAGTAGTATTTGATACATATATAGTACTTCAAAAGGGAGAATCTATGTATCTAATGGACCAGCACGCAGCACATGAGAGAGTTCTGTTTGAAAGATATATGAACGCATTCCACAAAAGAGAAGTACACATGCAGATGTTATTAGATCCAATTGTGTTAGAGCTATCAAGCGTGGATATGCTACAAGTTGAAAAAAACTTAGATATATTTAGAAACTTTGGATTTGAAGTAGAAATATTTGGGATGAATAATATCCTGATAAGAGGTGTACCTAACCTATTTGGAACTCCGCAATCAGAAAAATTCATCTTAGAATTGATAGACAACATAGATAAAATATCAAATAACTACGATTTAAAAGATGATAGATTTGCGATAATGGCTTGTAAATCGGCGATTAAAGCAAATGATAGAATTCAAAATATAGAAATAGAATCTCTATTTAAACAGCTTGAAAAATGTGAAAATCCATACACTTGCCCACACGGTAGACCTACAATGGTTGAGATTTCTAAAGTTGAAATAGAGAAGATGTTCAAAAGAATAATGTAG
- the miaA gene encoding tRNA (adenosine(37)-N6)-dimethylallyltransferase MiaA produces MTTPLIILTGPTAVGKTDLSIQLAKAVDAEIVSADSMQIYKYMDIGSAKVTEEEMQGVKHYLVDEIEPDMPFSVSEYKRMAEEYIDEISSRGKNVIVTGGTGLYLNSLIYDMDFGKSDANQELREELNKELEENGPAYMYEKLVSLDKEAAERIHPNNTKRVIRAIEVAMSGEKMNDFSKDLRYNKKYRPIIIVLNRDRQALYDRINLRVDIMLKNGLIEEVKGLLEKGYTKDMISMQGIGYKEIIKYFDGEYTLDEAIEIIKRDSRRYAKRQLTWFRRYEDAKWFEIDKFDSVEELKDAVVSYVKEML; encoded by the coding sequence ATGACAACACCACTAATAATCCTTACTGGACCTACTGCAGTTGGAAAGACAGATCTTTCAATACAGCTTGCAAAGGCAGTTGATGCAGAAATAGTATCTGCAGACTCAATGCAGATATACAAATATATGGACATAGGTAGTGCAAAAGTAACTGAAGAAGAAATGCAGGGAGTTAAGCACTATCTAGTAGATGAAATAGAGCCAGATATGCCTTTTTCTGTATCTGAATACAAAAGAATGGCAGAAGAATACATAGATGAAATTTCTAGTAGAGGAAAAAATGTAATAGTCACTGGAGGAACAGGACTTTACCTAAACTCTTTAATATACGATATGGACTTTGGAAAATCTGATGCAAATCAGGAACTAAGAGAAGAGTTAAACAAAGAACTTGAAGAAAATGGACCTGCGTATATGTACGAAAAACTAGTTTCATTAGATAAAGAAGCTGCTGAAAGAATTCATCCAAACAACACAAAAAGAGTTATAAGAGCAATAGAAGTTGCTATGAGTGGAGAAAAGATGAATGACTTCTCAAAAGATTTAAGATACAATAAAAAGTATAGACCAATTATAATAGTTTTAAATAGAGATAGACAGGCATTATATGATAGAATAAATTTAAGAGTAGATATAATGCTAAAAAATGGTTTAATTGAAGAAGTTAAAGGACTTCTTGAAAAAGGATATACAAAAGATATGATTTCTATGCAGGGAATCGGATACAAAGAAATTATAAAATACTTCGATGGAGAGTACACTCTTGACGAAGCTATAGAAATAATTAAAAGAGATTCTAGACGTTATGCAAAAAGACAGCTAACTTGGTTTAGAAGATACGAAGATGCAAAATGGTTTGAAATTGATAAATTTGATTCAGTCGAAGAATTAAAAGATGCAGTTGTTTCTTATGTTAAAGAAATGCTTTAG
- the mutS gene encoding DNA mismatch repair protein MutS yields MEVDRKKLTPMMKQYMETKDRYKDCILFYRLGDFYEMFFDDAIVASKTLEIALTGKACGLEERAPMCGVPFHSANSYISKLVENGYKVAIGEQLEDPAKAKGIVKRDVIRVITPGTVLDGSLLENKKNNYLMSIYRNKNMIGLSYVDISTGELNATYLNEDKIVEEIAKVNPSEIILNDLSFIDKIRDIATVGNIYINESFDDGMEEESIIFDYFPSEYIETLDLDNDGLIKKSIAIILNYIYSTQKQITSNMSSINVYNSSEYMVLDMFTRTNLELTQTIRGGKKKGSLLHVLDRTSTAMGGRLLRKYVEQPLINKEKIEYRLNIIEEINDDYILKEDLIEILKKIYDIERICGKIAFEKVTPKELINLKHSIEKLPLLKETVENSSCVILKEYINSMDTLEDIYQLIEDSIKEDPAITIKDGNIIKSGYNNELDELRDISKNGANIIKDIEAKEKERTGVKSLKIGFNKVFGYYIEITKTNLAQANIDESYIRKQTLSNAERFITPELKEIEEKILNAEEKIKAIEYEIFTEIRSAVYKNINRIQEVAHIVANVDVYAALAETASQNGYVKPNINNENRLEIKNGRHPVVENIVGIENFVPNDTYLKTGENTINIITGPNMSGKSTYMRQTAIIALMAHIGSFVPAEYADIPIMDRIFTRVGASDDLSQGQSTFMVEMNEVSMILKNATDKSLVILDEIGRGTSTYDGISLAWSIVEYIQKNIKCKTLFATHYHELTDLEDEFDEVKNYSIGVKEDGNDVIFLRKIIPQAADKSYGIYVAKLAKLPDEVINRSSEILSDLEKNHVSNMSVLNALSSDNGNSGFAQNIVNIEDRVAEKASYEDKSFEECKGLKIEVDNLKTENNSLKNINDNLNDKNKKLEEKVDSLSKQLKEKQSKKSKKVEYSTSGVQISFGSMEKSKLEEEILSLNLMNMTPLDAMNKIFELQKIAQEESSK; encoded by the coding sequence ATGGAAGTAGATAGAAAAAAACTTACGCCCATGATGAAACAGTATATGGAAACAAAAGATAGATACAAAGACTGTATACTATTCTATAGATTGGGCGATTTTTATGAAATGTTCTTTGATGATGCGATAGTAGCTTCAAAAACACTTGAAATAGCACTTACTGGAAAAGCATGTGGCTTAGAAGAAAGAGCTCCAATGTGTGGAGTACCTTTCCATTCTGCCAATTCATATATATCAAAATTAGTAGAAAACGGGTACAAAGTTGCAATAGGTGAGCAGCTAGAAGACCCAGCAAAGGCAAAAGGTATAGTAAAAAGGGATGTTATAAGAGTTATAACACCGGGTACTGTACTTGATGGCTCACTTTTAGAAAACAAGAAAAACAACTACCTAATGTCTATATACAGAAATAAAAATATGATCGGGTTATCATATGTAGACATAAGTACAGGAGAATTAAATGCGACTTATTTAAACGAGGACAAAATAGTTGAAGAAATAGCAAAGGTAAACCCTTCAGAGATAATATTAAACGACCTTTCATTTATTGATAAGATAAGAGATATTGCAACGGTTGGAAATATATACATAAATGAAAGTTTTGACGATGGTATGGAAGAAGAGTCGATAATATTTGACTACTTCCCAAGTGAATACATAGAAACACTGGACTTAGATAACGACGGACTTATAAAGAAAAGTATAGCTATAATTTTAAATTATATATATTCTACTCAGAAGCAGATAACGTCTAATATGAGCTCTATAAACGTGTACAACTCATCAGAATATATGGTACTTGATATGTTCACAAGAACAAATCTTGAGCTTACACAGACTATAAGAGGTGGAAAGAAAAAAGGATCACTGCTTCATGTATTAGACAGAACATCTACTGCAATGGGTGGTAGACTTCTTAGAAAATACGTAGAACAGCCACTTATAAACAAAGAAAAAATAGAATATAGATTAAACATAATAGAAGAAATAAACGACGACTATATATTAAAAGAAGACTTAATTGAAATATTAAAGAAAATTTACGATATAGAAAGAATCTGTGGGAAAATAGCTTTTGAAAAAGTAACTCCTAAAGAATTAATAAACTTAAAACATTCTATAGAAAAATTACCTCTACTAAAAGAAACAGTTGAAAATTCAAGCTGTGTAATTTTAAAAGAATACATAAATAGTATGGATACTTTAGAGGATATTTATCAGTTAATAGAGGATTCGATAAAGGAAGATCCTGCTATTACAATAAAAGACGGAAATATAATAAAATCTGGTTACAATAATGAACTTGACGAACTTAGAGATATTTCTAAAAACGGAGCGAATATCATAAAAGATATAGAAGCTAAGGAAAAAGAAAGAACTGGGGTTAAATCATTAAAAATAGGCTTTAATAAAGTTTTTGGATATTATATAGAAATTACTAAAACTAATCTAGCTCAAGCAAATATCGATGAAAGTTATATAAGAAAGCAGACACTTAGCAATGCGGAGAGATTCATCACTCCAGAGTTAAAAGAAATAGAAGAAAAAATTCTAAATGCTGAGGAAAAAATAAAAGCTATAGAATATGAAATCTTTACAGAAATTAGAAGTGCTGTTTATAAAAATATAAACAGAATACAGGAAGTTGCGCATATTGTAGCAAATGTAGACGTATATGCTGCACTTGCTGAAACAGCTTCACAAAATGGGTATGTAAAACCAAATATAAACAACGAAAATAGATTAGAGATAAAAAATGGTAGACATCCAGTTGTTGAAAATATCGTAGGAATAGAAAACTTTGTTCCAAACGATACATATTTAAAAACTGGAGAAAATACTATAAACATAATCACAGGACCAAATATGTCAGGTAAATCTACATATATGCGACAAACTGCGATAATTGCACTTATGGCTCACATAGGCTCATTTGTTCCTGCAGAGTACGCTGATATTCCGATAATGGATAGAATATTTACAAGAGTTGGAGCAAGTGACGACTTATCTCAGGGACAGTCTACATTTATGGTTGAGATGAATGAAGTATCAATGATTCTTAAAAATGCTACAGATAAGAGTTTAGTTATACTTGATGAAATAGGTCGTGGAACTAGTACTTACGACGGAATAAGTTTAGCTTGGTCTATAGTCGAGTACATACAGAAAAATATAAAATGTAAGACATTATTTGCAACTCATTACCACGAATTAACTGATTTAGAAGACGAGTTTGACGAGGTTAAAAACTACTCTATAGGGGTTAAAGAAGATGGAAATGATGTAATATTCCTTAGAAAGATAATTCCTCAAGCAGCTGATAAGAGTTATGGTATATATGTTGCTAAGCTGGCAAAACTGCCAGATGAGGTTATAAACAGATCTTCTGAGATACTATCTGATTTAGAAAAGAACCATGTAAGCAATATGAGTGTATTAAATGCATTGTCTTCTGACAATGGAAATAGTGGATTTGCACAAAATATAGTAAATATAGAAGATAGAGTTGCTGAAAAAGCGTCTTATGAAGATAAGAGCTTTGAAGAATGTAAGGGATTAAAAATAGAAGTAGACAATTTAAAAACAGAAAATAATAGTCTAAAAAATATAAACGATAACTTAAACGATAAAAATAAAAAACTTGAAGAAAAAGTAGACTCACTTTCTAAACAATTAAAAGAAAAACAGTCTAAAAAGAGCAAAAAAGTGGAATACAGTACTTCTGGAGTGCAGATTTCATTTGGAAGTATGGAAAAAAGCAAGCTAGAGGAAGAGATACTATCTCTAAATCTGATGAATATGACTCCACTTGATGCTATGAACAAAATATTCGAACTTCAGAAAATAGCTCAGGAAGAAAGCTCAAAATAA
- a CDS encoding 4Fe-4S dicluster domain-containing protein translates to MKKIVYNMDLCNACFKCHAACAKVHSDKEGLSCRKMKRVENPVTNSFRLITESCRHCEDPTCMNNCSHDVFSVDPETGFVLTNDENCIGCQICSFVCPFDVPKFLNEKIVKCDGCNDRVKAGLLPACVEACESHALRLIDCK, encoded by the coding sequence TTGAAAAAGATAGTTTATAATATGGATCTTTGTAATGCTTGTTTTAAATGTCATGCAGCTTGTGCAAAGGTTCATTCGGATAAAGAAGGACTTAGTTGCAGAAAAATGAAAAGAGTTGAAAATCCTGTTACTAATTCTTTTAGATTGATTACAGAGTCTTGTAGACACTGTGAGGATCCTACTTGTATGAATAACTGTTCTCACGATGTTTTTTCTGTTGACCCAGAAACTGGTTTTGTCCTTACTAATGATGAGAATTGTATCGGATGTCAGATTTGTTCTTTTGTATGCCCATTTGATGTACCTAAGTTTTTAAATGAAAAAATAGTAAAATGCGATGGATGTAATGACAGAGTAAAAGCTGGACTATTACCTGCATGTGTAGAAGCATGCGAATCTCACGCATTACGTTTAATAGACTGTAAATAA